The following coding sequences are from one Triticum aestivum cultivar Chinese Spring chromosome 5A, IWGSC CS RefSeq v2.1, whole genome shotgun sequence window:
- the LOC123108179 gene encoding uncharacterized protein, producing the protein MDSKQQLALRPISTKRGSGGDGRAVLAREPSSLTNASFRVYYSLRAGAGAVPFLWESAPGTPKRGAAAVSPGKEARNATMATTRAGGGAADVGGGATLLLPPISPPPSYQSQLKGKKGCRQKAQSWPGGIVRALLGALCTRKRRRRSAPHPASYYGELPLHC; encoded by the coding sequence ATGGACTCGAAGCAGCAGCTCGCGCTCCGGCCGATCTCGACCAAGAGAGGCTCCGGCGGCGACGGCAGGGCGGTGCTGGCGCGGGAGCCGTCGAGCCTCACGAACGCCTCCTTCAGGGTGTACTACAGCctgcgcgccggcgccggcgccgtgcCATTCCTGTGGGAGTCCGCGCCCGGCACGCCAAAAAGGGGCGCGGCCGCCGTCTCCCCAGGAAAAGAGGCACGCAACGCCACGATGGCGACgacgcgggcgggcggcggcgctgccgaCGTGGGTGGTGGTGCTACGCTGCTGCTGCCGCCCATCTCGCCGCCACCGTCGTACCAGTCCCAGCTGAAGGGGAAGAAGGGGTGCCGGCAGAAGGCGCAGTCGTGGCCGGGAGGCATCGTGAGAGCGCTGCTCGGAGCGCTCTGTACGAGGAAGAGACGCCGGCGGTCGGCTCCGCATCCCGCCTCCTATTATGGTGAGCTGCCGCTGCATTGCTAG